One region of Bosea sp. 29B genomic DNA includes:
- a CDS encoding GNAT family N-acetyltransferase — MTTPVVTLREITAETVRTICDLGLHAAQSGFVAPNAVSIAQAHFNPDAVFRAIYASEEPVGFIMWRPEDDGASSFLWRFMIDGRHQGKGYGHEAIALWLEGLPAQGYKLARLSYVPGDGGPHGFYLARGFQDTGETRANGERLMELAL, encoded by the coding sequence TTGACTACGCCTGTCGTCACATTACGGGAGATCACGGCCGAAACCGTGCGAACCATCTGCGATCTCGGGCTGCATGCGGCGCAAAGCGGTTTCGTCGCGCCCAATGCGGTCTCGATCGCGCAGGCCCATTTCAATCCGGACGCGGTATTCCGGGCGATCTATGCCAGTGAGGAGCCGGTCGGCTTCATCATGTGGCGGCCGGAGGACGATGGCGCGAGCAGCTTTCTCTGGCGCTTCATGATCGACGGGCGTCACCAGGGCAAAGGCTATGGGCACGAAGCGATCGCGCTCTGGCTGGAGGGCCTTCCGGCGCAGGGATACAAGCTCGCCCGGCTGAGCTATGTGCCCGGCGATGGCGGGCCGCACGGCTTCTATCTGGCGCGGGGGTTTCAGGATACGGGTGAGACCCGTGCCAATGGCGAGCGGTTGATGGAATTGGCGCTGTAA
- a CDS encoding PepSY-associated TM helix domain-containing protein, with product MTAHADVRTRADAGRALALSSEFKAFIARLHFYAGLFVGPFILVAALTGTLYVLTPQIESIIYREQLTAATTGEPATLAAQTEAARKHIGEGPRFFAIRPAPTAGQTTRVMFAQPGLGDSESRAIFVDPVSLAIKGGLIVYGTSGILPFRTQLDYLHRNLLLGEFGRNYSELAASWLWAVVLGGVLMWFWRRNSRAAERARANPALRDRRWHGLIGLTLSLGLVFLSITGLTWSNYAGDRIDALRANLGWVTPSVSLKLGAAPAADAHAHHSDHGPAVGTVAPGSVQQLDAVLSAAKAAGIDSPHVEMRPPRAEGQAWLVREYDRSWPTQVDTVALDPRDLSVVSRADFETFPLIAKLIRWGIDAHMGILFGWPNQLLMAGLGIALIVTTLLGYRIWWRQRPAPGSLPRTVVQAWLRLGWPGRVVAVAVAVGLGLALPLVGASLAAFLLVDLVRWRLARSA from the coding sequence ATGACCGCTCACGCGGATGTCCGCACGCGCGCCGATGCCGGCCGCGCCCTTGCCCTGTCGTCCGAATTCAAGGCCTTCATCGCGAGGCTACACTTCTATGCCGGGCTGTTCGTCGGCCCGTTTATCCTGGTCGCGGCGCTGACCGGCACGCTCTATGTGCTGACGCCGCAGATCGAGAGTATCATCTATCGCGAGCAACTGACCGCGGCGACGACGGGCGAGCCGGCTACGCTCGCCGCACAGACCGAGGCCGCGCGCAAGCATATCGGCGAGGGGCCCCGCTTCTTCGCCATCCGCCCCGCGCCAACCGCTGGCCAGACCACGCGCGTGATGTTCGCGCAGCCCGGCCTCGGCGACTCCGAAAGCCGGGCGATCTTCGTCGACCCGGTCTCGCTGGCGATCAAGGGCGGCCTCATCGTCTACGGCACGAGCGGCATCCTGCCGTTCCGGACGCAGCTCGACTATCTCCACCGCAACCTGCTGCTCGGCGAGTTCGGCCGCAATTACAGCGAGCTGGCTGCGTCCTGGCTCTGGGCGGTGGTTCTGGGCGGCGTCCTGATGTGGTTCTGGCGTCGCAATTCCAGGGCGGCCGAGCGGGCGCGCGCCAATCCGGCACTGCGCGACCGGCGCTGGCACGGGCTGATCGGGCTGACGCTTTCGCTCGGCCTCGTCTTCCTGTCGATCACAGGCCTGACCTGGTCGAACTATGCCGGCGACCGGATCGATGCGCTGCGGGCCAATCTCGGCTGGGTGACGCCGTCGGTGTCGCTGAAGCTCGGCGCGGCGCCCGCTGCCGACGCGCATGCCCATCACAGCGATCATGGTCCGGCCGTAGGGACGGTTGCTCCCGGTAGCGTCCAGCAGCTGGATGCGGTCCTTTCCGCCGCCAAGGCGGCCGGAATTGATTCCCCGCATGTCGAGATGCGGCCGCCTCGGGCTGAGGGGCAGGCCTGGTTGGTTAGGGAATACGACCGGAGCTGGCCGACGCAGGTCGACACGGTTGCGCTCGACCCACGCGATCTCTCGGTCGTCAGCCGGGCCGATTTCGAGACCTTCCCGCTGATCGCCAAGCTGATCCGCTGGGGTATCGACGCCCATATGGGCATCCTGTTCGGCTGGCCGAACCAGCTCTTGATGGCCGGGCTCGGCATCGCGCTGATCGTGACGACGCTGCTCGGTTACCGGATCTGGTGGCGGCAGCGGCCTGCGCCGGGCTCGCTGCCGCGCACGGTTGTCCAGGCCTGGCTGCGGCTCGGCTGGCCGGGCAGGGTGGTGGCAGTCGCCGTCGCTGTGGGATTGGGCTTGGCGCTGCCGCTGGTCGGCGCCAGCCTCGCGGCCTTCCTGCTCGTCGACCTCGTTCGCTGGCGGCTGGCGCGATCTGCCTGA
- a CDS encoding MarC family protein codes for MFAEYLSSALVTMLVTLDPPGLAPIFLSLTRGMSASERRQVAVRACIIAFCIMAFFGLAGDVVLKALGVSLPAFRIAGGLLLFWISFEMVFERRNERKQQTADTAITQDHIRNVAAFPLAIPLMAGPGALTAMMLLAGRANGDVAMLASLAVICGLVVLSCLVVFLMAVPIARLLGVTGNVVLTRLLGVILAALAVQFVIDGIRAVIRSG; via the coding sequence ATGTTCGCCGAATATCTCTCCTCCGCCCTCGTCACCATGCTCGTCACGCTCGATCCGCCGGGGCTGGCGCCGATCTTCCTGTCGCTGACGCGCGGCATGTCGGCGAGCGAACGACGGCAGGTCGCGGTCCGCGCCTGCATCATCGCCTTCTGCATCATGGCCTTCTTCGGCCTGGCCGGCGATGTCGTGCTGAAGGCGCTCGGCGTCTCGCTGCCGGCCTTCCGCATCGCCGGCGGCCTGCTGCTGTTCTGGATCTCGTTCGAGATGGTGTTCGAGCGGCGCAACGAGCGCAAGCAGCAGACGGCCGACACCGCCATCACCCAGGACCATATCCGCAACGTCGCCGCCTTCCCGCTGGCGATCCCGCTGATGGCCGGCCCCGGCGCGCTGACCGCGATGATGCTGCTCGCCGGCCGCGCCAATGGCGACGTCGCGATGCTGGCCTCGCTCGCGGTGATCTGCGGGTTGGTCGTCTTGTCCTGCCTCGTCGTCTTCCTGATGGCGGTGCCGATCGCGCGCCTGCTCGGCGTCACCGGCAATGTCGTGCTAACCCGCCTGCTCGGCGTCATCCTGGCCGCACTGGCAGTGCAGTTCGTCATCGACGGCATACGCGCCGTGATCCGGAGCGGCTGA
- a CDS encoding GlxA family transcriptional regulator: MRRIEILTFPGGQLLDVAGPLQVFATANDLAHLAGRPLPYETAVVAAEGRVVTSARLELGAAPLPEPDTPLHTLVIAGGYGVNAACRDEALVDWVRQRAEAAQRVASVCSGAFLLASAGLLDGKRAVTHWGRCAEFRAMFPAVKLEPDPIYVRDGDVWTSAGVTAGIDLALALVEADLGREPALAIARQLVVFLKRPGGQAQFSAALTLQEKDERFDRLHGWIVENLRGDLSLERLAGEANMSLRSFARHYRQATGRTPARAVEEIRIETARRLLEQGLSVAQAGRRCGFGSEETLRRAFLRRLGAGPQAYRDRFAG; the protein is encoded by the coding sequence ATGCGCCGTATCGAGATCCTCACCTTTCCCGGCGGGCAATTGCTCGACGTCGCCGGTCCCTTGCAGGTCTTCGCCACCGCCAACGACCTCGCCCACCTCGCCGGCCGGCCCCTTCCCTACGAGACCGCGGTCGTCGCTGCCGAGGGCCGCGTCGTCACCAGCGCAAGACTCGAACTCGGCGCGGCCCCGCTTCCCGAGCCGGATACGCCACTGCATACGCTGGTCATCGCCGGCGGCTATGGTGTCAACGCCGCCTGCCGCGATGAAGCGCTGGTCGATTGGGTCCGGCAGCGCGCCGAGGCAGCGCAGCGTGTCGCCTCGGTTTGCAGCGGCGCTTTCCTGCTGGCGTCGGCGGGGCTGCTCGACGGCAAGCGCGCGGTGACGCATTGGGGCCGCTGCGCCGAATTCCGGGCGATGTTCCCAGCCGTGAAACTGGAACCCGACCCGATCTATGTCCGCGACGGCGACGTCTGGACCTCGGCCGGCGTCACCGCCGGGATCGACCTCGCGCTCGCTCTGGTCGAAGCCGATCTCGGCCGCGAGCCGGCGCTTGCCATCGCCCGCCAGCTCGTCGTCTTCCTCAAGCGCCCCGGCGGTCAGGCGCAGTTCAGTGCGGCGCTGACCTTGCAGGAGAAGGACGAGCGCTTCGACCGCCTGCATGGCTGGATCGTCGAGAACCTGCGCGGCGACCTCTCGCTGGAGCGGCTGGCGGGAGAGGCGAATATGAGCCTGCGCAGCTTCGCCCGGCATTACCGCCAGGCGACCGGCCGCACCCCGGCCCGCGCCGTCGAGGAGATCAGGATCGAGACGGCGCGCCGCCTGCTCGAACAAGGGCTCTCCGTCGCCCAGGCCGGCCGCCGCTGCGGCTTCGGTTCCGAGGAGACGCTGCGCCGCGCCTTTCTGCGCCGGCTCGGAGCCGGTCCTCAGGCCTATCGCGACAGGTTCGCGGGGTAG
- a CDS encoding nucleoside deaminase, translating to MSSAEIEMHLVDSIRLGMENVRERRTWPFGAVLVKDGKVVARAANQVESLCDPSAHAEMQAVRAAAKALGTTDLSGAVVYASGSPCSMCCSAMYLSGVSRVYYAYSNEDGAPYDLSAERGYVELSRPAEQRAMQLTHVRVRDEGEDLYEAWQHLFDAGKAS from the coding sequence ATGTCAAGCGCTGAAATCGAAATGCACCTTGTCGATTCCATCAGGCTCGGGATGGAGAATGTCCGGGAGCGCCGGACCTGGCCGTTCGGCGCGGTCCTGGTCAAGGACGGCAAGGTCGTCGCGCGCGCCGCCAACCAGGTCGAGAGCCTGTGCGACCCCAGCGCCCATGCCGAGATGCAGGCCGTGCGGGCCGCCGCCAAGGCGCTCGGGACGACGGATCTGAGCGGCGCCGTGGTCTATGCCAGCGGCTCTCCCTGCTCGATGTGCTGCTCGGCCATGTATCTGTCCGGCGTTTCCCGCGTCTACTACGCCTATTCCAACGAGGACGGGGCTCCTTACGATCTCTCTGCCGAGCGCGGCTATGTCGAATTGAGCCGGCCGGCCGAGCAGCGCGCGATGCAACTGACCCATGTCCGCGTCCGCGACGAGGGCGAAGACCTCTACGAGGCCTGGCAGCATCTGTTCGACGCCGGCAAGGCCTCATAG
- a CDS encoding DJ-1/PfpI family protein, which translates to MSLSFGILVFPQVQQLDLTGPYEVFASAKGAQIHLIWKDTAPLKAATGLTLTPTTTFAECPPLDVLCVPGGSGVNPLLNDETVLAFLRERAGQVRYLTSVCTGSLVLGMAGLLKGKRATSHWNAHDLLARFGAIPTEGRVVRDGNLITAGGVTSGIDFGLSVIAELLGEEEAQLIQLSLEYAPQPPFKAGTPQEAPEAILAAARQRLAGSRAAREKLLAAL; encoded by the coding sequence ATGTCCCTCAGCTTCGGCATTCTCGTCTTTCCGCAGGTCCAGCAGCTCGATCTGACCGGCCCCTATGAGGTCTTCGCCTCGGCCAAGGGTGCGCAGATCCATCTGATCTGGAAGGATACTGCGCCGCTCAAGGCCGCGACCGGGCTGACGCTGACGCCGACCACGACCTTTGCCGAGTGCCCGCCGCTCGACGTGCTCTGCGTGCCGGGCGGCAGCGGGGTCAATCCGCTGCTGAATGACGAGACTGTCCTCGCCTTCCTGCGCGAGCGGGCCGGGCAGGTGCGCTATCTCACCTCGGTCTGCACGGGATCGCTGGTGCTCGGGATGGCGGGCCTTCTGAAGGGCAAGCGCGCGACCAGCCACTGGAACGCGCATGACCTGTTGGCGCGGTTCGGCGCGATCCCGACGGAGGGGCGAGTCGTGCGCGACGGCAATCTGATCACGGCGGGCGGCGTCACCTCCGGCATCGATTTCGGGCTCTCCGTGATCGCCGAGCTGCTCGGCGAGGAGGAGGCACAACTGATCCAGCTTTCACTGGAATATGCGCCGCAGCCGCCCTTTAAGGCCGGCACGCCGCAGGAAGCGCCGGAGGCGATCCTGGCTGCGGCAAGGCAGCGCCTTGCCGGCTCGCGCGCGGCGCGCGAAAAGCTGCTGGCGGCACTCTAG
- a CDS encoding homoserine O-acetyltransferase: MKAWIAGVLGVVGVMVTGMAEAQDLIVEKKVFELPSYTTQGGRTLKNVKVGWESYGTLNADKSNAILICHFFSANSHAAGKYAAADAAPGYWDAIIGPGKAIDTSKYFVLSSDTLVNLNTGDPKVTTTGPASIDPDTSKPYALDFPVVTIGDFVNVQKALVESLGIKKLVMVAGPSMGALQTYEWAASYPDLVGKAMAVIGAAEADAQLIAWLDVWAAPILVDPNWNKGDYYGKTPPNAGLAKALTVVTLQANHGDWTNGTFGRRPAKEGEDPAKALGNKFQVQSILDNAGEARAKVSDANHFLYLVKANQLYAAGGKSLADAMSRIKAPLLIVNQPKDLVFPDEMIQRTVAEAKKAGRDVTHVTIQGTRGHLDGVISMKQAEATVKAFLEK, translated from the coding sequence ATGAAGGCTTGGATCGCAGGAGTGCTTGGTGTCGTTGGCGTGATGGTGACGGGAATGGCTGAGGCGCAGGATCTGATCGTCGAGAAGAAGGTCTTCGAGCTGCCGAGCTACACCACGCAAGGCGGGCGTACACTGAAGAACGTCAAGGTCGGCTGGGAGAGCTACGGCACGCTCAACGCCGACAAATCCAATGCGATCCTGATCTGCCATTTCTTCTCGGCCAATTCGCACGCCGCCGGCAAATATGCTGCCGCCGACGCGGCGCCCGGCTACTGGGACGCGATCATCGGTCCGGGCAAGGCGATCGACACCAGCAAGTATTTCGTCCTGTCCTCCGACACGCTGGTGAACCTCAACACCGGCGACCCGAAGGTTACGACCACCGGCCCGGCCTCGATCGATCCGGATACCAGCAAGCCCTACGCGCTCGATTTCCCGGTCGTGACCATCGGCGATTTCGTCAACGTCCAGAAAGCCTTGGTCGAGAGTCTTGGAATCAAGAAGCTCGTCATGGTCGCCGGCCCCTCGATGGGCGCGCTGCAGACCTATGAATGGGCAGCGAGCTATCCCGACCTGGTCGGCAAGGCGATGGCGGTGATCGGCGCGGCCGAGGCTGACGCCCAGCTCATTGCCTGGCTCGACGTCTGGGCGGCGCCGATCCTGGTCGATCCGAACTGGAACAAGGGCGATTACTACGGCAAGACGCCGCCCAATGCCGGTCTCGCCAAGGCGCTGACCGTGGTGACGCTGCAGGCAAATCATGGCGACTGGACCAACGGCACCTTCGGCCGTCGTCCGGCCAAGGAGGGCGAGGATCCGGCCAAGGCGCTCGGCAACAAGTTCCAGGTCCAGAGCATTTTGGACAATGCCGGCGAGGCGCGTGCCAAGGTCTCGGACGCCAACCATTTCCTCTATCTGGTCAAGGCCAACCAGCTCTATGCCGCCGGCGGCAAGTCGCTCGCGGATGCAATGAGCCGGATCAAGGCGCCGCTCCTGATCGTCAACCAGCCCAAGGACCTGGTCTTCCCCGACGAGATGATCCAGCGCACCGTCGCCGAGGCGAAGAAGGCCGGGCGTGACGTGACCCATGTGACCATCCAGGGCACGCGTGGCCATCTCGACGGCGTGATCTCGATGAAGCAGGCGGAAGCGACAGTGAAGGCGTTCCTGGAGAAGTGA
- a CDS encoding gamma-glutamylcyclotransferase family protein, producing the protein MSSERSILLFSYGTLQQENVQLSSFGRLLDGHDDAMPGFAQTMLEITDPEVIRTSGKRFHPVVTPSDDPADSVPGKVFAISAEELAAADRYEVADYKRISVRLASGKEAFVYVKA; encoded by the coding sequence ATGTCCAGCGAGCGCAGCATCCTTCTGTTCTCCTACGGCACGCTGCAGCAGGAGAACGTGCAGCTATCCTCGTTCGGGCGGCTGCTCGACGGCCATGACGACGCCATGCCGGGCTTTGCCCAGACCATGCTGGAGATCACTGATCCCGAGGTGATCCGCACCAGCGGCAAGCGCTTCCATCCGGTGGTGACGCCGAGCGACGATCCGGCCGACAGCGTGCCCGGCAAGGTCTTCGCCATCTCCGCCGAGGAACTTGCGGCCGCCGACCGCTACGAGGTCGCCGACTACAAGCGGATCAGCGTCCGGCTGGCCTCCGGCAAGGAGGCGTTCGTCTACGTCAAGGCGTAG
- a CDS encoding M20 family metallopeptidase: protein MTIHDPAVPALTVWVALESPTHHVPGVNGMMDLVAREVEGLPIAVERVPGRDGLGDNLILRAGVRNGEKAIALMSHLDTVHPVGTSAKDLAVRVEGDRLYGPGVYDMKGGAWLALQAFKDAARSGAVQRPLVFLFTPDEEIGSPTSRTLIEDIGREAMAVLVTEPAREGGKIVTARKGVGRFEVKLEGRPAHSGSRHADGRNAIREAAHQILAIEGMTDYSRGITTTVALVGGGTAANVIPQHAWFSVDCRVTTVADGVAMEERILGLKTHDPDVKLTITGGMNRPPYEKSAEVAALYEQARAVAAKIGFELQDCPMTGGGSDGNFTAALGIPTLDGLGIDGDGAHTLQEYALISSIAPRRALIKGLLETL from the coding sequence ATGACCATTCACGATCCCGCCGTCCCCGCGCTTACCGTCTGGGTAGCGCTGGAGAGCCCCACCCATCACGTGCCCGGCGTCAACGGCATGATGGACCTTGTCGCAAGGGAGGTCGAAGGCCTGCCGATCGCCGTCGAGCGCGTTCCCGGCCGCGACGGGCTCGGCGACAACCTGATCCTGCGTGCCGGTGTCCGGAACGGCGAGAAGGCGATCGCCTTGATGTCGCATCTCGACACCGTCCATCCGGTCGGGACCAGCGCCAAGGACTTGGCCGTCCGCGTCGAGGGCGACCGGCTCTACGGCCCTGGCGTCTACGACATGAAGGGCGGTGCCTGGCTCGCCCTGCAGGCCTTCAAGGATGCGGCCAGGTCCGGCGCGGTGCAGCGGCCGCTGGTTTTCCTGTTCACGCCCGACGAGGAGATCGGCTCGCCGACCTCGCGCACCCTGATCGAGGATATCGGCCGCGAGGCGATGGCGGTGCTGGTGACCGAGCCGGCGCGCGAGGGCGGCAAGATCGTCACGGCGCGCAAGGGCGTCGGCCGTTTCGAGGTCAAGCTGGAAGGGCGACCGGCGCATTCCGGCTCGCGCCATGCCGATGGCCGCAACGCCATCCGCGAGGCGGCGCACCAGATCCTCGCGATCGAGGGCATGACCGATTATTCGCGCGGCATCACCACGACGGTGGCGCTGGTCGGCGGCGGCACCGCGGCAAACGTCATTCCCCAGCATGCATGGTTCAGCGTCGATTGCCGCGTCACCACGGTGGCCGACGGCGTCGCCATGGAAGAACGCATCCTCGGGCTGAAAACCCATGATCCGGATGTGAAGCTGACGATCACCGGCGGCATGAACCGGCCTCCTTACGAGAAGTCGGCAGAGGTCGCGGCGCTCTACGAGCAGGCGCGGGCGGTGGCGGCCAAGATCGGCTTCGAGCTGCAGGACTGCCCGATGACCGGCGGCGGCTCGGACGGCAACTTCACCGCGGCGCTCGGCATCCCGACGCTGGACGGCCTCGGCATCGACGGCGACGGCGCCCACACCTTGCAGGAATACGCGCTGATCTCCTCGATCGCGCCGCGCCGGGCCCTGATCAAGGGCCTGCTGGAGACGCTGTGA